One Dromiciops gliroides isolate mDroGli1 chromosome 3, mDroGli1.pri, whole genome shotgun sequence DNA segment encodes these proteins:
- the LOC122751393 gene encoding histone H4 transcription factor, whose protein sequence is MPPPTKVPRREALVLQCEWGSCTFVASTMEEFCEHVTQHLQQHLQGPEEEDEDEVDPLAEEYSCLWQECGFCSLDSSADLVRHVYFHCYHTKLKQWGLQALQGQAGLSHCLLDFQSRNMIPDIPDHFLCQWEHCESSFDNPEWFYRHVEAHSLCCEYKAASKENHVVPCGWKDCSCTFKGRCKLREHLRSHTQEKVVACPTCGGMFANNTKFFDHIRRQTSLDQQRFQCSHCSKRFATERLLRDHMRNHVNHYKCPLCDMTCPLPSSLRNHIRFRHSEDRPFKCDYCDYSCKNLIDLRKHLDTHSKEPAYHCEFESCNFSARSHCSIKSHYRKVHEGDSEPRYKCHVCDKCFTRGNNLTVHLRKKHQFKWPSGHPRFRYKEHEDGYMRLQLVRYESVELTEQLLRERAEQAGSGPGTALTEGSLQGIVLEPGPEEEEEEEEEEAEVEESEGPAPSASVTQDSPSPVIHVLNRTNSQGEHETVYYVLAPVPGVQPPMPEEGVPEPDPPDGIMEKLHRTAEELGILIE, encoded by the exons ATGCCACCCCCTACGAAGGTCCCCCGAAGGGAGGCCCTGGTGCTACAGTGTGAATGGGGATCCTGTACCTTTGTGGCCTCCACCATGGAGGAGTTCTGTGAACACGTCACACAGCATCTCCAGCAGCATCTCCAGGGTCCTGAGGAAGAAGACGAAGATGAGGTGGACCCGCTTG CTGAAGAGTACTCCTGCTTGTGGCAGGAGTGTGGCTTCTGCTCCCTGGACAGCTCAGCCGACCTGGTCCGTCATGTCTATTTCCACTGTTACCACACCAAGCTGAAACAGTGGGGACTTCAGGCTCTGCAAGGCCAGGCCGGACTCAGCCACTGCCTATTGGACTTCCAAAGCCGAAACATGATCCCTGACATTCCCGACCACTTCTTGTGCCAGTGGGAGCACTGTGAG AGCTCCTTTGACAATCCAGAGTGGTTTTACCGGCACGTGGAGGCTCATAGCCTGTGTTGTGAATACAAGGCAGCCAGCAAGGAGAACCATGTGGTGCCATGTGGCTGGAAAG ACTGCAGCTGTACCTTCAAAGGCCGTTGTAAACTGAGAGAGCATCTTCGGAGCCACACCCAGGAGAAGGTGGTGGCCTGCCCCACCTGTGGGGGCATGTTTGCCAATAACACCAAGTTCTTTGACCACATCCGGCGCCAGACGTCACTGGACC AACAACGATTCCAGTGCTCCCATTGCTCCAAGAGGTTTGCCACAGAGCGACTGTTGCGTGATCACATGCGCAACCATG TCAATCACTATAAGTGTCCTTTGTGTGACATGACCTGCCCGCTACCCTCCTCCCTCCGAAACCACATTCGCTTCCGCCACAGTGAGGACCGGCCCTTTAAATGTGACTACTGTGACTACAG CTGCAAGAACCTGATTGACCTCCGGAAACACCTGGACACTCACAGCAAGGAGCCTGCCTACCACTGCGAGTTTGAAAGCTGCAACTTCAGTGCCCGCTCCCACTGCTCCATCAAGTCCCATTACCGAAAAGTGCATGAG GGTGACTCAGAGCCAAGATACAAGTGTCACGTCTGTGACAAGTGCTTCACTCGGGGAAACAACCTCACCGTCCACCTGCGAAAGAAGCATCAGTTCAAATGGCCCTCGGGCCATCCCCGTTTCCG GTACAAGGAGCATGAGGATGGTTACATGCGCCTGCAGCTGGTTCGCTACGAGAGTGTGGAGCTGACTGAGCAGCTGCTAAGGGAACGAGCAGAGCAGGCGGGGTCAGGCCCAGGGACAGCCCTGACTGAGGGCAGCCTGCAAGGCATTGTCCTAGAACCTGGgcctgaggaggaggaagaggaggaagaagaggaagcagaGGTGGAGGAGAGTGAGGGGCCAGCCCCTTCAGCTTCCGTTACCCAGGACTCTCCCAGCCCTGTCATTCACGTGCTGAACAGGACCAATTCCCAAGGCGAACATGAGACAGTCTATTATGTCCTGGCCCCAGTCCCGGGCGTTCAGCCCCCAATGCCAGAAGAGGGAGTCCCTGAGCCTGATCCCCCTGATGGCATCATGGAGAAACTGCACAGGACAGCTGAGGAGCTGGGAATCTTAATTGAGTGA